In Nitrososphaerota archaeon, a single genomic region encodes these proteins:
- a CDS encoding single-stranded DNA exonuclease RecJ — protein sequence MEDADGISSAALIREAFGGDTVLVDYPGLMPVIETLINDEKLKTLYICDLGLAKNNQDKFVEVLSTLRKRKVAVTYIDHHDIDPEIIKKLEKAKVKIFHDTNECTTVQVYDAYKKKLSDHSTFVATCAAITDYMEDRPKGAKLLQIYDRQFALISATVLTYNIVGHQKDPDYLLYLVEMLAESKFPHEIPNTFEFAQIQVGKLAEMIAKVKKSLKTMKNLGYMEITDAGASGAVNFVLGLSGKDVGVAYKERIDHGIYAVSIRGSKSCKIHLGRMVNGLSAEFGGSGGGHDKACGAVIPKDKILPFIKEFNARLNQKA from the coding sequence ATGGAGGATGCAGACGGAATCAGCTCTGCAGCACTAATTCGAGAGGCCTTTGGAGGAGATACAGTTCTAGTTGACTATCCGGGCTTAATGCCTGTAATTGAGACCCTGATCAATGATGAGAAGCTAAAGACACTATACATTTGTGATTTGGGGCTTGCAAAAAATAACCAGGACAAGTTTGTCGAAGTATTGTCAACTCTCAGAAAGCGCAAGGTTGCAGTCACCTATATCGATCATCACGATATCGATCCAGAAATAATAAAAAAACTCGAAAAGGCCAAAGTCAAAATATTCCACGACACCAACGAATGCACCACGGTGCAAGTGTATGATGCATACAAGAAAAAACTATCTGACCATTCCACATTTGTTGCCACATGTGCAGCTATTACTGATTACATGGAGGACAGACCAAAAGGTGCAAAACTTCTCCAAATCTATGATAGGCAGTTTGCTCTGATATCAGCTACTGTTCTGACCTACAACATTGTGGGACACCAAAAGGATCCTGACTATTTACTGTACTTGGTGGAAATGCTCGCTGAATCAAAATTTCCACATGAAATTCCAAACACATTCGAGTTTGCGCAAATTCAGGTCGGAAAATTAGCAGAGATGATTGCCAAGGTCAAAAAATCACTAAAAACTATGAAGAATCTCGGTTACATGGAAATAACGGATGCCGGTGCATCAGGTGCAGTCAACTTTGTTCTGGGATTATCTGGAAAGGATGTTGGTGTTGCATACAAGGAAAGAATAGACCATGGAATCTATGCTGTTTCCATCCGCGGCTCTAAATCCTGCAAGATACATCTGGGAAGAATGGTAAACGGACTATCTGCAGAGTTTGGTGGCTCTGGGGGTGGACACGATAAGGCATGCGGGGCAGTAATACCAAAAGACAAGATTCTGCCGTTTATCAAAGAGTTTAACGCAAGACTAAACCAGAAAGCCTAA
- a CDS encoding TrmB family transcriptional regulator, producing the protein MGKEREITVSLEEFGLSQYEARAYVTLITKGTISASDVAYYAELPRTKVYPVLLKLQQKKLVIISRSKPIMCTAIAPEDAFDEIVHEQISKVDAMNTLVSKLKKISEDGKKAQGAEEKRYFHLGANYVPDRMRAMIDGAKTSIHITADSWGLSILAECKEELLSVLRRDLDVRLVVPVSVIGSESFRNIPDGVKIRSSEIVQNCFAFDDSEILLIDNTNGRGAIFSGTDILSASQSRLFAQLWKDALKIDNLSEMTKSQALEVCKIINIINQNGLGFALHSILNSKKFVDFTKFLDKSGISLKDKSLDQVLDIVNSTLEMTCSGKVQYDEKTNNIILESKINSGHSLPWAMLIESYLEQKGNHPKMIYHSDSHKGEMIHLKIN; encoded by the coding sequence ATGGGAAAAGAACGGGAAATAACAGTAAGTCTAGAAGAATTTGGATTATCGCAGTATGAGGCGCGAGCCTATGTCACACTAATTACCAAGGGGACGATTTCCGCATCGGATGTTGCATATTATGCAGAGTTGCCAAGAACAAAGGTCTACCCAGTTTTGCTAAAATTACAGCAGAAAAAACTCGTCATAATATCAAGATCAAAGCCAATAATGTGCACGGCAATTGCGCCAGAGGACGCATTTGACGAAATTGTGCACGAGCAGATTAGCAAGGTTGACGCAATGAACACATTGGTATCAAAATTAAAGAAAATAAGCGAGGATGGTAAAAAGGCGCAAGGAGCAGAAGAAAAACGATATTTCCACCTAGGTGCAAACTATGTCCCAGATAGAATGCGAGCAATGATTGACGGTGCAAAGACATCAATTCACATCACTGCAGATTCTTGGGGGTTGTCAATTTTAGCCGAATGTAAGGAAGAATTGCTATCTGTGCTTCGACGAGACCTAGACGTTAGACTAGTCGTACCAGTATCGGTTATTGGTTCTGAATCATTTAGGAATATTCCAGACGGAGTGAAGATTCGCTCATCTGAAATCGTTCAAAACTGTTTTGCCTTTGATGATTCCGAAATCTTGCTAATAGACAACACAAATGGTAGAGGTGCAATCTTTTCTGGAACTGACATTCTTAGTGCAAGCCAATCAAGATTGTTTGCCCAACTATGGAAGGATGCCCTAAAAATCGATAACCTGTCAGAGATGACAAAGAGTCAGGCACTCGAAGTCTGCAAAATTATCAATATCATAAACCAAAATGGCTTAGGTTTTGCGCTGCATTCTATACTAAACTCGAAAAAATTTGTTGACTTTACCAAGTTCCTGGACAAGTCAGGAATCTCACTCAAGGACAAATCTCTAGACCAAGTCCTAGATATCGTTAACTCTACACTAGAGATGACATGTTCTGGCAAGGTCCAATATGATGAAAAAACAAACAATATCATTTTAGAATCAAAGATAAACTCTGGTCATTCCCTACCATGGGCAATGCTCATTGAGAGTTATTTAGAACAAAAGGGCAACCACCCCAAAATGATTTATCATTCAGATTCGCATAAGGGCGAGATGATTCATCTCAAGATAAATTAG
- a CDS encoding RidA family protein — protein sequence MIEERLKQLNLTLPIPPKPAGSYIPVVISGNLAFVSGQIPMRDGKVIYTGKVPSEKSIEEAQAAAKLCAINLLAQLQANLGSLDKITKIVRVSGFVNCTPEFSEHPKIINAASDLFYDIFGEKGKHSRIAVGVSSLPLNSTVEIDMTVEFS from the coding sequence ATGATAGAAGAAAGGCTAAAGCAGCTAAACCTCACACTTCCAATACCTCCAAAGCCTGCTGGTTCCTACATCCCGGTAGTGATATCAGGGAATCTGGCATTTGTCTCAGGACAAATACCAATGCGTGACGGCAAGGTCATATACACTGGTAAAGTTCCTTCTGAGAAATCAATCGAAGAAGCACAAGCAGCTGCAAAACTGTGTGCGATTAATCTTTTGGCGCAACTTCAGGCAAATCTTGGAAGCCTGGATAAAATTACAAAGATTGTTCGCGTATCAGGATTTGTAAATTGTACGCCGGAATTCTCCGAGCACCCAAAAATAATCAATGCCGCATCGGATCTATTCTATGATATTTTTGGAGAAAAAGGCAAGCATTCTAGAATCGCAGTCGGCGTGAGCAGTCTTCCCCTAAATTCTACGGTAGAAATCGACATGACCGTCGAGTTTTCTTAG
- a CDS encoding AAA family ATPase, protein MSLAPQELENNASKYASDAIKLDSQGARGMAIANYQKAIDSLVKLIQLYPDNKLNKVYTERCRAYENRIKALQMNHGVDIEPAVDPNATPAEQKAQLEKKKDEDTFDDLIMKEKPDVTWKEVIGLDDAKNALRESIVYPTQRADLFPLGWPRGILLYGPPGCGKTVLAAATANEIDGYFIVVDAASMMSKWLGEAEKNVSKVFKLARGYAEKENKPVILFIDEIDSLLGNRNSEVGGEVRTKNQFLTEMDGINGKGKDIKMYVIGATNKPWSLDWPFLRRFQKRVYVPLPTLEAREALFELYTAQLKKDDKVKPMELAKLFDGYSASDVKDVCQSAQLRIVNELFTQPGYHEPIAGETPPQPRDLTVADFKEIMARRKPSVSMDMIRAYYKWSEQFRAL, encoded by the coding sequence ATGAGTCTGGCACCACAAGAACTAGAAAACAACGCATCAAAATACGCATCCGATGCAATAAAGCTCGACTCTCAGGGTGCCCGAGGAATGGCAATTGCTAACTACCAAAAGGCAATCGACTCGCTAGTAAAATTAATCCAATTATACCCAGACAACAAGCTAAACAAGGTTTACACTGAGAGGTGTCGCGCATATGAGAACAGAATCAAGGCTTTGCAGATGAACCATGGTGTAGATATAGAGCCTGCCGTGGACCCAAATGCAACCCCTGCTGAGCAAAAGGCGCAGCTGGAAAAGAAAAAGGACGAAGACACATTTGATGACCTGATAATGAAGGAAAAACCCGATGTTACTTGGAAGGAAGTAATCGGTCTAGATGATGCTAAAAACGCATTGCGCGAATCCATTGTTTATCCTACACAAAGAGCAGACTTGTTTCCACTTGGCTGGCCAAGAGGCATACTCTTGTATGGTCCACCAGGATGTGGAAAAACAGTTCTGGCTGCTGCCACTGCAAACGAAATAGATGGTTACTTCATTGTGGTGGATGCTGCATCGATGATGTCAAAGTGGTTAGGCGAAGCAGAAAAAAATGTCTCAAAGGTATTCAAATTAGCTCGTGGATATGCGGAAAAGGAAAACAAGCCAGTCATACTATTCATAGATGAAATCGACTCACTACTCGGAAACCGTAACTCCGAAGTCGGAGGCGAGGTTAGAACCAAGAATCAGTTCCTAACGGAAATGGATGGAATCAACGGAAAAGGTAAAGATATCAAAATGTACGTAATCGGTGCAACCAACAAACCGTGGAGCTTGGATTGGCCGTTCTTGCGAAGATTCCAAAAAAGAGTCTATGTACCATTGCCAACACTTGAAGCAAGAGAAGCGCTCTTTGAACTGTATACTGCACAACTAAAGAAGGATGATAAGGTAAAGCCAATGGAGCTTGCAAAATTATTTGATGGCTATTCTGCATCTGATGTCAAAGATGTCTGCCAGAGTGCACAGCTAAGAATTGTAAATGAATTATTCACACAGCCTGGCTATCACGAGCCAATAGCGGGCGAGACTCCGCCGCAGCCTCGAGATCTAACAGTGGCTGATTTCAAGGAAATAATGGCAAGACGCAAGCCGAGCGTATCGATGGATATGATTCGCGCTTACTACAAGTGGAGCGAGCAGTTCCGCGCACTATAA
- the carA gene encoding glutamine-hydrolyzing carbamoyl-phosphate synthase small subunit, whose product MQSRRVTISIKKSQFANKYAKLILSDGTILSGRGFGASKNVFGELVFNTGMVGYVETLTDPSYSGQILTLTYPLVGNYGVPDPSQADESGISKFFESGCIQARGLVVHELSEIASHWNLSMTLDEWMHKEGIPGISDIDTRELTKRLRISGVTMAALVVSDSEINVEQIKKELATAKPYSEEKFMNVVSTKQVQSFGQESDCVVVVDTGVKNAILRNVRDLGYKVIKVPWNTSYSDIMKYSPKGVVLSNGPGDPEACPETIETAKNLIQNNIPTLGICLGAQIIGLAGGASTYKLKYGHRGQNKSCLNLQNKQVYVTSQNHGYCIDPDSLGKTEFDLWFTNTDDNTVEGIRHKLKKIIAVQFHPEASPGPYDCKFVFEELDSLIKGGK is encoded by the coding sequence ATCCAATCACGGAGGGTCACAATTTCAATAAAAAAATCCCAGTTTGCAAACAAATATGCAAAACTGATCTTATCTGATGGTACTATTCTTTCTGGCAGGGGCTTTGGCGCCTCGAAGAATGTTTTTGGTGAACTTGTTTTTAACACCGGAATGGTGGGATATGTCGAAACCCTGACTGACCCGTCTTATTCGGGACAAATACTGACTTTGACCTATCCGCTTGTGGGTAATTATGGAGTGCCTGACCCATCACAAGCCGACGAGTCTGGGATATCAAAATTCTTTGAATCCGGGTGTATTCAGGCTCGGGGATTAGTGGTCCATGAATTATCCGAGATTGCAAGCCACTGGAATCTATCGATGACACTAGATGAGTGGATGCACAAAGAGGGAATTCCTGGAATTTCTGATATTGACACGCGCGAGCTTACAAAAAGACTACGAATCAGCGGAGTCACAATGGCGGCACTAGTGGTGTCTGATTCTGAAATAAATGTGGAGCAGATCAAAAAAGAGCTGGCAACTGCAAAACCATACTCTGAGGAAAAATTCATGAATGTAGTTTCCACAAAACAAGTCCAGTCATTTGGGCAAGAGTCTGACTGTGTCGTGGTGGTGGATACTGGTGTCAAAAATGCCATACTGCGCAATGTTCGGGATCTTGGATACAAAGTCATCAAAGTACCGTGGAACACTAGCTATTCAGATATCATGAAATATTCCCCAAAGGGCGTCGTGCTAAGTAACGGGCCTGGAGATCCTGAGGCATGCCCTGAGACAATAGAAACTGCCAAGAATCTAATCCAAAATAATATCCCAACACTTGGCATTTGTCTTGGCGCACAAATAATAGGACTTGCTGGCGGTGCATCCACGTACAAGCTAAAGTACGGACATCGGGGACAAAACAAATCCTGCCTTAATTTACAAAACAAGCAGGTCTACGTCACATCCCAGAATCACGGTTACTGTATAGACCCTGATTCACTTGGAAAAACCGAATTTGATTTATGGTTTACAAATACTGACGATAACACAGTCGAAGGCATTCGACACAAGCTCAAAAAAATAATTGCAGTGCAATTTCACCCAGAGGCATCGCCTGGCCCATACGACTGCAAATTTGTTTTCGAAGAGCTTGATTCTTTGATTAAAGGAGGGAAGTAA
- a CDS encoding citrate (Si)-synthase produces METKNIGLRDIEVADTKISDIDGEHGKLIYRGYDILDLTKNSTYEETACLLLNDKLPTKSELDEFKQRLIDARDMPRQMQSNMRNWKKNADPMVMMQAFVVALSGYYDDKGSSEQEVNYQSAISLISKTPTIVASWERVRTGKDIVDPDPRLSHAANFLNMLVGEKPDAETERIFDICLILHADHTFNASTFAAREVASTGAHMYSAVSAAIGALSGPLHGGANYEVMKMLLDIKSVDNAESWVKERIANGQKIMGMGHAVYRTYDPRAQVLKELSRKMAKKTGSPWYDITQAVEETTIREMKRQKGIDIYPNVDLYSASLYYMLKIPPDLNTPIFAISRVAGWTSHVIEEKFAQAAPKTALYRPKAVYVGKYCGPQGCTYEPIDLRR; encoded by the coding sequence TTGGAGACAAAAAACATAGGCCTGCGCGACATCGAAGTAGCAGACACCAAAATATCCGACATTGACGGCGAGCACGGCAAGCTAATCTATCGCGGGTACGACATTTTGGATCTGACAAAAAACTCGACCTATGAGGAAACTGCATGCCTGTTGCTCAACGACAAGCTTCCTACAAAATCTGAGCTTGACGAGTTCAAGCAGAGACTAATAGATGCGCGCGACATGCCGCGCCAGATGCAGTCCAACATGAGAAACTGGAAGAAAAACGCCGACCCCATGGTAATGATGCAGGCGTTTGTTGTTGCGCTATCTGGTTATTATGACGACAAGGGCTCAAGTGAGCAGGAGGTAAACTATCAGAGTGCAATATCTCTCATATCAAAAACACCCACCATAGTTGCAAGCTGGGAGCGGGTCCGCACAGGAAAAGACATTGTAGACCCAGACCCAAGATTATCACATGCTGCAAATTTTCTAAACATGCTTGTGGGAGAAAAGCCGGACGCTGAAACAGAAAGAATTTTCGATATTTGTCTGATTTTACATGCAGACCACACATTTAACGCGTCCACGTTTGCAGCACGTGAAGTAGCATCGACTGGTGCACACATGTATTCGGCAGTCAGCGCGGCAATTGGTGCACTGTCGGGACCGTTGCACGGCGGTGCAAACTATGAGGTAATGAAGATGTTACTTGACATCAAGTCAGTGGATAACGCAGAATCATGGGTCAAAGAAAGGATTGCTAATGGCCAAAAGATAATGGGCATGGGCCATGCAGTGTACCGTACGTATGACCCAAGGGCTCAGGTCCTCAAGGAGCTATCACGAAAAATGGCAAAAAAGACAGGCTCACCGTGGTACGATATCACCCAGGCAGTGGAGGAGACTACTATCCGCGAGATGAAGCGACAAAAGGGAATTGACATTTACCCAAATGTGGACTTGTACTCTGCATCGCTGTACTATATGCTCAAGATTCCACCAGATCTTAATACCCCAATCTTTGCAATATCTCGAGTAGCTGGATGGACCTCGCATGTCATAGAGGAAAAATTTGCGCAGGCTGCTCCAAAGACAGCACTGTATAGACCAAAGGCAGTATATGTCGGCAAATATTGCGGACCGCAAGGCTGCACGTACGAGCCAATCGATCTTAGAAGATAA